The Nocardioides pantholopis genome window below encodes:
- the fbaA gene encoding class II fructose-bisphosphate aldolase yields the protein MPIVTPEKYAEMLDAAKAGAYAFPAINVSSSQTLNAALKGFADAGSDGIIQVSTGGAEYLSGPSVKDMVTGSVAFAAYAAEVAKNYPVNIALHTDHCPQDKLDGFVRPLLAISEERVARGEAPLFQSHMWDGSAVPLEENLVIAEELLDRCIKAKIILEIEVGVVGGEEDGVAHEINDKLYSTPEDAIATAKKLGYGERGYYMTALTFGNVHGVYKPGNVKLKPSVLKAAQEAVVAEFGLESGAKPFHLVFHGGSGSSPEEIAEAVDYGVVKMNVDTDTQYAFTRPAAAHMFDNYDGVLKIDGEVGNKKAYDPRAWGKAAEAGMAARVVAACEDLRSAGKTLG from the coding sequence ATGCCCATCGTCACCCCCGAGAAGTACGCCGAGATGCTCGACGCCGCGAAGGCCGGGGCCTACGCCTTCCCGGCGATCAACGTGTCCTCGTCCCAGACGCTCAACGCCGCGCTCAAGGGGTTCGCCGACGCCGGCTCCGACGGCATCATCCAGGTCTCGACCGGCGGTGCCGAGTACCTCTCCGGGCCGTCGGTCAAGGACATGGTCACCGGCTCGGTCGCCTTCGCGGCGTACGCCGCCGAGGTCGCGAAGAACTACCCGGTCAACATCGCGCTGCACACCGACCACTGCCCCCAGGACAAGCTCGACGGGTTCGTCCGGCCGCTGCTGGCGATCTCCGAGGAGCGGGTCGCCCGCGGCGAGGCGCCGCTGTTCCAGTCGCACATGTGGGACGGGTCCGCGGTGCCGCTGGAGGAGAACCTGGTGATCGCCGAGGAGCTCCTGGACCGGTGCATCAAGGCGAAGATCATCCTCGAGATCGAGGTCGGCGTCGTCGGCGGCGAGGAGGACGGGGTCGCGCACGAGATCAACGACAAGCTCTACTCCACCCCCGAGGACGCGATCGCGACCGCGAAGAAGCTCGGCTACGGCGAGCGCGGCTACTACATGACCGCACTGACCTTCGGCAACGTGCACGGCGTCTACAAGCCCGGCAACGTCAAGCTCAAGCCCTCGGTGCTCAAGGCCGCCCAGGAGGCGGTCGTCGCCGAGTTCGGTCTCGAGTCCGGCGCCAAGCCGTTCCACCTGGTCTTCCACGGCGGCTCGGGCTCCTCGCCCGAGGAGATCGCCGAGGCCGTCGACTACGGCGTCGTGAAGATGAACGTCGACACCGACACCCAGTACGCCTTCACCCGCCCCGCCGCGGCGCACATGTTCGACAACTACGACGGCGTGCTGAAGATCGATGGCGAGGTCGGCAACAAGAAGGCCTACGACCCCCGTGCCTGGGGCAAGGCCGCCGAGGCCGGCATGGCCGCCCGCGTCGTCGCCGCCTGTGAGGACCTGCGCTCCGCCGGCAAGACCCTGGGCTGA
- a CDS encoding RNA methyltransferase: MDGEGSDAAQRRAPYDPMPHGPAEVGVGPWPGPWPTGPGSEVYDEQLLAEGDRRNVVDRYRYWSLEAIVADLDTRRHGFHVAIENWQHDFNIGTIVRTANAFLAAQVHIVGNRRWNRRGAMVTDRYQHVHHHETVADLAAYLGELPGGPVPLLGVDNLPGSLHLETMTMPERVCFLFGQEGPGLSAGAREACAGTFSIAQFGSTRSINASAAAAIAMHSWIRAHADLSGDDAWRG; the protein is encoded by the coding sequence ATGGACGGGGAGGGCAGCGACGCGGCGCAGCGGCGCGCGCCGTACGACCCGATGCCGCACGGGCCCGCCGAGGTCGGTGTCGGACCCTGGCCCGGCCCGTGGCCGACGGGCCCCGGCAGCGAGGTGTACGACGAGCAGCTGCTCGCCGAGGGCGACCGGCGCAACGTCGTCGACCGCTACCGCTACTGGAGCCTGGAGGCGATCGTCGCCGACCTGGACACCCGCCGGCACGGGTTCCACGTGGCCATCGAGAACTGGCAGCACGACTTCAACATCGGCACGATCGTGCGGACGGCCAACGCGTTCCTCGCCGCGCAGGTGCACATCGTCGGCAACCGGCGCTGGAACAGGCGCGGAGCGATGGTGACCGACCGCTACCAGCACGTGCACCACCACGAGACCGTCGCCGACCTCGCGGCGTACCTCGGCGAGCTGCCCGGGGGACCGGTGCCGCTGCTCGGTGTCGACAACCTGCCCGGGTCGCTGCACCTGGAGACGATGACGATGCCGGAGCGGGTCTGCTTCCTCTTCGGTCAGGAGGGCCCCGGCCTGTCCGCGGGCGCCCGGGAGGCGTGCGCGGGCACCTTCTCGATCGCCCAGTTCGGGTCCACCCGCTCCATCAACGCCAGCGCCGCCGCCGCGATCGCGATGCACTCCTGGATCCGGGCGCATGCCGACCTCTCCGGCGACGACGCCTGGCGCGGCTGA
- a CDS encoding diacylglycerol/lipid kinase family protein: protein MDPLLVIKNADAGTADEETLGRALSLLREHTSVEVQETANPGELDGALTRAGSRRIVVAGGDGSLHAVVSALHRRNDLAGAVLALLPLGTGNDFARGNGIPLDLEDAARVILDGDVRPLDLILDEVGEVVVNSVHAGAGAQASRRGARWKGRLHQVGVGKVNLGKLGYPIGAALSSFRPPYVRLRIEVDGELVCDYDQPVLMVAVGNGSRVGGGTPLVPDADAEDGLLDVMISLATGPVARFGYVAQLLRGKHTERTDVLDLRGKQVSISGEQFYCAADGEIYGPERSRTWRLEPAAYRMVLP from the coding sequence GTGGACCCGCTCCTGGTGATCAAGAACGCCGATGCCGGCACGGCGGACGAGGAGACCCTCGGGCGCGCTCTGTCGCTGCTGCGGGAGCACACCTCGGTGGAGGTGCAGGAGACCGCGAACCCCGGAGAGCTCGACGGCGCCCTGACCCGCGCCGGGTCCCGCAGGATCGTGGTCGCCGGCGGCGACGGCAGCCTGCACGCGGTGGTCTCGGCCCTGCACCGGCGCAACGACCTGGCCGGCGCGGTCCTCGCCCTGCTGCCGCTCGGCACCGGCAACGACTTCGCCCGCGGCAACGGCATCCCGCTCGACCTCGAGGACGCCGCGCGGGTGATCCTCGACGGCGACGTCCGCCCGCTGGACCTGATCCTGGACGAGGTCGGCGAGGTCGTCGTCAACAGCGTGCACGCCGGCGCCGGCGCCCAGGCCAGCCGCCGCGGCGCCCGCTGGAAGGGCCGGCTGCACCAGGTCGGGGTGGGCAAGGTCAACCTCGGCAAGCTCGGCTACCCGATCGGAGCGGCGCTCTCGTCGTTCCGGCCGCCGTACGTCCGGCTGCGCATCGAGGTCGACGGCGAGCTGGTCTGCGACTACGACCAGCCGGTGCTGATGGTCGCCGTCGGCAACGGCAGCCGGGTCGGCGGCGGCACCCCGCTGGTCCCCGACGCCGACGCCGAGGACGGCCTGCTCGACGTGATGATCTCGCTGGCGACCGGCCCGGTGGCCCGGTTCGGGTACGTCGCGCAGCTGCTGCGCGGCAAGCACACCGAGCGCACCGACGTGCTGGACCTGCGCGGCAAGCAGGTCTCGATCAGCGGCGAGCAGTTCTACTGCGCCGCCGACGGGGAGATCTACGGCCCGGAGCGGTCCCGGACCTGGCGGCTGGAGCCGGCGGCGTACCGCATGGTGCTGCCCTGA
- the purD gene encoding phosphoribosylamine--glycine ligase: MSCLVIGTGGREHALALALARDPAVHAVHAAPGNPGIGAVATRHDVDPMDPAAVADLARRLGVDLVVVGPEAPLVAGVADAVVAAGIACFGPSRAAARLEGSKAFSKEVMAAAQVPTARSRTCEDAEQVAAALDELGAPYVVKDDALAAGKGVVVTTDRDAALAHAAGCGRVVVEEFLDGPEVSLFAICDGTTAHPLQPAQDFKRIFDGGRGPNTGGMGSYTPLTWAPADLAEVVIESVVQPTLDEMARRGAPFRGCLYVGLALTAAGPRVIEFNVRFGDPDIQPVLAVLDSPLGELLLAAAQGRLDEVPAPRFRDEAAVSVVLASAGYPETSSSGDVITGADAADAEPGVDVIHAGTALAGDELVTAGGRVLAVRATGPDVAAARAAAYAAADRIAFEGLQRRSDIAAEPLGVVEGAAVAAVKES; the protein is encoded by the coding sequence CTGTCCTGTCTCGTGATCGGGACGGGTGGCCGCGAGCACGCCCTCGCGCTGGCCCTGGCCCGCGACCCGGCCGTGCACGCGGTGCACGCCGCCCCGGGCAACCCCGGGATCGGGGCCGTCGCCACGCGGCACGACGTCGACCCGATGGACCCGGCCGCGGTCGCGGACCTGGCCCGTCGCCTGGGCGTCGACCTGGTGGTCGTCGGCCCGGAGGCGCCGCTGGTGGCCGGGGTCGCCGACGCCGTGGTCGCGGCGGGGATCGCCTGCTTCGGCCCGTCCCGGGCGGCCGCCCGCCTGGAGGGGTCCAAGGCCTTCTCCAAGGAGGTCATGGCGGCGGCCCAGGTGCCGACCGCCCGGTCCCGCACCTGCGAGGACGCCGAGCAGGTCGCGGCCGCGCTGGACGAGCTCGGCGCGCCGTACGTCGTCAAGGACGACGCGCTGGCGGCCGGCAAGGGGGTCGTGGTCACCACCGACCGGGACGCCGCGCTCGCGCACGCCGCCGGGTGCGGCCGGGTCGTGGTTGAGGAGTTCCTGGACGGACCCGAGGTCTCGCTGTTCGCGATCTGCGACGGCACCACCGCCCACCCGCTCCAGCCCGCGCAGGACTTCAAGCGGATCTTCGACGGCGGCCGGGGCCCGAACACCGGCGGCATGGGCTCCTACACGCCGCTGACCTGGGCGCCGGCCGACCTCGCCGAGGTGGTCATCGAGTCCGTCGTCCAGCCGACCCTCGACGAGATGGCGCGCCGCGGCGCGCCGTTCCGGGGCTGCCTGTACGTCGGGCTGGCGCTGACCGCCGCCGGGCCGCGGGTCATCGAGTTCAACGTCCGGTTCGGCGACCCCGACATCCAGCCCGTGCTCGCGGTGCTCGACTCCCCGCTCGGGGAGCTGCTGCTCGCCGCGGCCCAGGGCCGGCTCGACGAGGTGCCCGCCCCGCGCTTCCGCGACGAGGCCGCCGTCAGCGTGGTGCTGGCCTCCGCCGGCTACCCCGAGACCTCCTCGAGCGGCGACGTGATCACCGGCGCCGACGCCGCCGACGCGGAGCCGGGCGTCGACGTGATCCACGCCGGCACCGCGCTGGCCGGCGACGAGCTGGTCACCGCCGGCGGCCGGGTGCTCGCCGTCCGGGCCACCGGCCCCGACGTCGCCGCCGCCCGCGCCGCGGCGTACGCCGCCGCCGACCGGATCGCGTTCGAGGGCCTCCAGCGCCGCTCGGACATCGCCGCCGAACCCCTGGGCGTCGTCGAGGGCGCCGCCGTCGCCGCCGTCAAGGAGTCCTGA
- the lysS gene encoding lysine--tRNA ligase, whose amino-acid sequence MARGSNSGEPTDWVTRAADDAIRHARRTGPEDRLITCASGASPSGPIHLGNLREFLTVHFVAEEIRRRGLPVRHLHSWDDFDRFRKVPAGVDPSWAEHIGRPLSAVPDPWACHESWAEHFKAPLRDALVELGVEMEEISQTERYRAGAYTEQVLHAIRYRDTVEEVLAKFRTKKAEPVAESDQEAAALADSVADQDEDVAGPGDLARFPYRPYCRDCGRDTVEVTGYDDETTDLDYTCSSCGFSGTTNVTTQHEGKLVWKVDWPMRWSVEGVDFEPAGLDHATPGSSYTVGKELVKRVYATPAPSFTGYAFVGVAGMQKMSSSRGGVPTAADALKILEAPILRWLYVRRQPRQAFNVDFGAEVVRLYDEWDALARKAADPAKRDAQTLAFERARTTSTAGTLPTPAVVVPFRLLSSVADVTAGSAEQISRIVGEVGHAHGTVAELEPRLTKAMTWTAEFVPAEDRTLVRSEPDTARLAALGEDERRWLATLLDRLPDSPDPDELTALVYGVPKLARGLQLDDAPTDEVKADQKAFFKLLYNLLVDADRGPRLPTLLLALGTAKVRALLTPA is encoded by the coding sequence ATGGCACGAGGCAGCAACAGCGGCGAACCCACCGACTGGGTCACCCGGGCCGCCGACGACGCCATCCGGCACGCCCGGCGCACCGGTCCCGAGGACCGCCTGATCACCTGCGCCTCGGGGGCCAGCCCGTCCGGTCCCATCCACCTGGGCAACCTGCGTGAGTTCCTCACCGTGCACTTCGTGGCCGAGGAGATCCGCCGCCGCGGCCTGCCCGTGCGGCACCTGCACAGCTGGGACGACTTCGACCGGTTCCGCAAGGTCCCGGCCGGCGTGGACCCCTCCTGGGCCGAGCACATCGGCCGTCCCCTCTCCGCCGTTCCCGACCCGTGGGCCTGCCACGAGTCGTGGGCGGAGCACTTCAAGGCCCCGCTGCGCGACGCGCTCGTCGAGCTGGGCGTGGAGATGGAGGAGATCTCCCAGACCGAGCGCTACCGCGCCGGCGCGTACACCGAGCAGGTCCTGCACGCGATCCGCTACCGGGACACGGTCGAGGAGGTGCTGGCCAAGTTCCGCACCAAGAAGGCCGAGCCGGTCGCGGAGAGCGACCAGGAGGCGGCCGCGCTCGCGGACTCCGTGGCCGACCAGGACGAGGACGTCGCCGGCCCCGGCGACCTGGCCCGGTTCCCCTACCGGCCCTACTGCCGCGACTGCGGCCGGGACACCGTCGAGGTCACCGGCTACGACGACGAGACCACCGACCTGGACTACACCTGCTCCTCGTGCGGCTTCTCCGGCACCACGAACGTGACCACCCAGCACGAGGGCAAGCTCGTGTGGAAGGTCGACTGGCCGATGCGCTGGTCGGTCGAGGGCGTCGACTTCGAGCCCGCCGGGCTCGACCACGCCACCCCCGGCTCGTCGTACACGGTCGGCAAGGAGCTGGTGAAGCGCGTGTACGCCACCCCCGCGCCGTCCTTCACGGGGTACGCGTTCGTCGGCGTCGCCGGCATGCAGAAGATGTCCTCCTCGCGCGGCGGCGTGCCGACCGCCGCGGACGCCCTGAAGATCCTCGAGGCGCCGATCCTGCGCTGGCTCTACGTGCGTCGCCAGCCCCGGCAGGCCTTCAACGTCGACTTCGGCGCCGAGGTGGTCCGGCTCTACGACGAGTGGGACGCGCTGGCGCGCAAGGCCGCCGACCCGGCGAAGCGGGACGCCCAGACGCTGGCGTTCGAGCGGGCCCGGACGACGAGCACCGCCGGGACGCTGCCGACCCCGGCCGTCGTCGTGCCGTTCCGGCTGCTGTCCTCGGTCGCCGACGTCACCGCCGGCAGCGCCGAGCAGATCAGCCGGATCGTCGGCGAGGTCGGGCACGCCCACGGCACGGTCGCGGAGCTGGAGCCGCGGCTGACCAAGGCGATGACCTGGACCGCCGAGTTCGTCCCGGCGGAGGACCGCACCCTGGTGCGCTCGGAGCCGGACACCGCCCGGCTGGCCGCGCTGGGCGAGGACGAGCGGCGCTGGCTCGCCACGCTGCTCGACCGGCTGCCGGACTCCCCCGACCCCGACGAGCTGACCGCGCTGGTCTACGGCGTCCCGAAGCTGGCGCGGGGGCTGCAGCTCGACGACGCGCCCACCGACGAGGTGAAGGCTGACCAGAAGGCGTTCTTCAAGCTGCTCTACAACCTGCTGGTCGACGCCGACCGCGGGCCGCGGCTGCCCACGCTGCTGCTGGCCCTGGGCACCGCGAAGGTCCGCGCGCTGCTCACCCCCGCCTGA
- a CDS encoding DUF3151 domain-containing protein, with protein MSHVDLMAGPPPTHLPQDPAAERLAAGEAPAAVVRDLPASPFAWAALAEQARDQGADDVTLYAYARVGYHRSLDLLRRSGWKGHGPVPWEHEPNRGFLRCLALLALAARAIGETPEWERCRDFLRESSPAAYDALLGAA; from the coding sequence ATGAGTCACGTGGACCTGATGGCCGGCCCCCCGCCCACCCACCTCCCGCAGGACCCGGCGGCCGAGCGGCTGGCGGCCGGCGAGGCCCCGGCGGCGGTGGTGCGCGACCTGCCGGCGTCCCCGTTCGCGTGGGCGGCGCTGGCCGAGCAGGCCCGCGACCAGGGCGCCGACGACGTCACGCTCTACGCCTACGCCCGGGTGGGCTACCACCGCAGCCTGGACCTGCTGCGTCGCAGCGGCTGGAAGGGCCACGGCCCGGTGCCGTGGGAGCACGAGCCGAACCGCGGCTTCCTGCGCTGCCTGGCGCTGCTCGCCCTGGCCGCCCGCGCCATCGGCGAGACCCCCGAGTGGGAGCGCTGCCGCGACTTCCTGCGCGAGTCCAGCCCCGCGGCGTACGACGCGCTGCTCGGCGCCGCCTGA
- the purB gene encoding adenylosuccinate lyase — MTVPNVLATRYAGADLAQIWSPEHKIVLERQLWVAVLRAQRDLGIEVPDGVIEAYQAVVDRGEQGVDLASIAARERVTRHDVKARIEEFCALAGHEHIHKGMTSRDLTENVEQLQVRQSLALVRDRAVAAAARLGRLAAEHRATVMAGRSHNVAAQATTLGKRFATVADELLIGIERVEDLLGRYPLRGIKGPMGTAQDMLDLLDGDAAKLADLEQRVAAHLGFDRVLTSVGQVYPRSLDYDAVTALAQLVAAPSNLATTIRLMAGNEVVTEGFKEGQVGSSAMPHKMNSRSCERVNGLAVVLRGYVSMVGELAGDQWNEGDVSDSVVRRVALPDAFFAADGLFQTFLTVLDEFGAFPAVIQRELDRYLPFLATTKVLMAAVRNGVGREAAHEAIKEAAVGTALDMRRGQAENDVFARLAADPRLGLTADQLASLVADPITFTGAAVDQVDEVVRRVEALAARHPDAAAYVPGEIL, encoded by the coding sequence ATGACCGTCCCCAACGTGCTCGCCACCCGCTACGCCGGGGCCGATCTCGCCCAGATCTGGTCGCCCGAGCACAAGATCGTGCTCGAGCGGCAGCTGTGGGTCGCGGTGCTCCGCGCCCAGCGCGACCTCGGCATCGAGGTCCCCGACGGCGTCATCGAGGCCTACCAGGCCGTCGTCGACCGGGGCGAGCAGGGCGTCGACCTCGCCTCGATCGCGGCCCGGGAGCGGGTCACCCGCCACGACGTGAAGGCGCGCATCGAGGAGTTCTGCGCGCTCGCCGGGCACGAGCACATCCACAAGGGCATGACCTCGCGGGACCTGACCGAGAACGTCGAGCAGCTCCAGGTCCGCCAGTCCCTCGCGCTGGTCCGCGACCGGGCGGTCGCCGCGGCGGCGCGCCTGGGCCGGCTGGCCGCCGAGCACCGCGCCACGGTGATGGCCGGGCGCAGCCACAACGTCGCCGCGCAGGCGACCACGCTCGGCAAGCGGTTCGCGACCGTCGCCGACGAGCTGCTGATCGGGATCGAGCGGGTCGAGGACCTGCTCGGCCGCTACCCGCTGCGCGGCATCAAGGGCCCGATGGGCACCGCCCAGGACATGCTCGACCTGCTCGACGGGGACGCCGCCAAGCTGGCCGACCTCGAGCAGCGGGTCGCGGCGCACCTGGGCTTCGACCGAGTGCTGACCTCGGTCGGCCAGGTCTACCCGCGCTCGCTCGACTACGACGCGGTCACCGCGCTGGCCCAGCTCGTCGCCGCTCCGTCGAACCTGGCGACCACGATCCGGCTGATGGCCGGCAACGAGGTCGTCACCGAGGGGTTCAAGGAGGGCCAGGTCGGCTCCTCGGCGATGCCGCACAAGATGAACAGCCGCTCCTGCGAGCGGGTCAACGGGCTCGCGGTGGTGCTGCGCGGCTACGTCTCGATGGTCGGCGAGCTCGCCGGCGACCAGTGGAACGAGGGCGACGTCTCGGACTCCGTGGTCCGCCGGGTGGCGCTGCCGGACGCGTTCTTCGCCGCCGACGGGCTGTTCCAGACGTTCCTCACCGTGCTCGACGAGTTCGGCGCGTTCCCGGCCGTGATCCAGCGCGAGCTGGACCGCTACCTGCCGTTCCTGGCCACCACCAAGGTGCTGATGGCGGCGGTCCGCAACGGCGTGGGCCGCGAGGCCGCGCACGAGGCGATCAAGGAGGCAGCCGTCGGCACCGCGCTCGACATGCGCCGCGGCCAGGCCGAGAACGACGTCTTCGCCCGCCTCGCCGCCGACCCCCGCCTCGGCCTGACCGCCGACCAGCTCGCCTCGCTGGTGGCGGACCCGATCACGTTCACCGGCGCCGCCGTCGACCAGGTCGACGAGGTGGTGCGCCGGGTCGAGGCCCTCGCGGCCCGGCACCCGGACGCCGCGGCGTACGTCCCGGGCGAGATCCTCTGA
- a CDS encoding SLOG cluster 4 domain-containing protein, with product MTSLAGRYVAVVGPADGARPVDLARAAEVGRLLAEQGAVVLTGGHHGVMDAAARGATQAGGEAIGLLPGSDRAAGSPHHTHLLPTGLGELRNGLLVRAADAVLAVGCSWGTLSEIALARRTGVPLVLLEPWDLPEDVGPVAADPADAVAVLARALA from the coding sequence GTGACCTCGCTGGCCGGGCGCTACGTGGCAGTGGTCGGCCCCGCCGACGGTGCCCGCCCCGTAGACCTGGCCCGCGCCGCCGAGGTCGGCCGGCTGCTCGCCGAGCAGGGCGCCGTGGTCCTGACCGGCGGCCACCACGGCGTGATGGACGCGGCCGCCCGCGGCGCCACGCAGGCCGGCGGCGAGGCGATCGGGCTGCTGCCGGGCAGCGACCGGGCCGCGGGCTCCCCGCACCACACCCACCTGCTGCCGACCGGCCTCGGCGAGCTGCGCAACGGCCTGCTGGTGCGGGCCGCGGACGCGGTCCTGGCGGTGGGCTGCAGCTGGGGCACGCTCAGCGAGATCGCGCTGGCCCGCCGCACCGGCGTACCCCTGGTGCTGCTCGAGCCGTGGGACCTCCCCGAGGACGTCGGCCCGGTCGCCGCGGACCCGGCCGACGCCGTCGCGGTGCTCGCCCGGGCCCTGGCGTAG
- a CDS encoding helix-turn-helix domain-containing protein, which translates to MARATPTTLMGALGLPVQVERLYDRILRQSGRELISVAEVLTLSSEDLLRQLEPLLERGVVRVEDARVFVETPVEAVTRLLGETAAGAARAQARLHEVAAAIPFLSGNVPRASLGTGPEVKQLDGEVSAGGQPRHLIAELVRTSPGNLCWLRPDQFRPPQGDALAGVIRGVVEDGRRSRAIYPVRALTEAREILTERAALGEEIRVLPQLPTRMLIIGTSVAVLPEPLGYFDEPRTLTRQRGLVEAMIFWFDMMWNRAAPVPALDSDDVRSDLRRFLLQQLASGAQDEQIARRLGVSLRTVRRRVADIMEELAVDTRFQAGVEAVRRGWL; encoded by the coding sequence ATGGCACGCGCGACCCCGACGACCCTGATGGGCGCCCTCGGCCTGCCCGTCCAGGTCGAGCGGCTCTACGACCGCATCCTGCGTCAGTCCGGGCGCGAGCTGATCTCGGTCGCCGAGGTGCTCACGCTCTCCTCCGAGGACCTGCTGCGCCAGCTCGAGCCGCTGCTCGAGCGCGGCGTGGTGCGGGTCGAGGACGCCCGGGTCTTCGTCGAGACCCCGGTCGAGGCCGTCACCCGGCTGCTCGGCGAGACCGCGGCCGGCGCCGCCCGGGCCCAGGCCCGGCTGCACGAGGTCGCCGCCGCGATCCCGTTCCTCTCCGGCAATGTCCCGCGGGCCTCGCTGGGCACCGGTCCGGAGGTCAAGCAGCTCGACGGCGAGGTGAGTGCCGGTGGCCAGCCGCGGCACCTGATCGCGGAGCTGGTCCGCACCAGCCCGGGGAACCTGTGCTGGCTGCGGCCCGACCAGTTCCGCCCGCCGCAGGGGGACGCGCTGGCGGGCGTGATCCGGGGCGTGGTCGAGGACGGCCGGCGCTCCCGGGCGATCTATCCGGTCCGGGCCCTCACCGAGGCCCGGGAGATCCTGACCGAGCGCGCGGCCCTCGGCGAGGAGATCCGGGTGCTGCCCCAGCTGCCCACCCGGATGCTGATCATCGGGACGAGCGTCGCGGTGCTGCCCGAGCCGCTCGGCTACTTCGACGAGCCGCGCACGCTGACCCGGCAGCGCGGCCTGGTCGAGGCGATGATCTTCTGGTTCGACATGATGTGGAACCGGGCCGCACCGGTGCCGGCGCTGGACAGCGACGACGTCCGCTCCGACCTGCGCCGGTTCCTGCTCCAGCAGCTCGCCTCCGGCGCCCAGGACGAGCAGATCGCCCGCCGGCTCGGGGTGAGCCTGCGCACCGTGCGGCGGCGGGTCGCCGACATCATGGAGGAGCTCGCCGTGGACACCCGCTTCCAGGCCGGTGTGGAGGCCGTCCGCCGGGGCTGGCTCTAG
- a CDS encoding adenylosuccinate synthase, with protein MPAVVVLGAQWGDEGKGKATDQLATTDPIDYVVRTSGGHNAGHTIVVNGEKYATHLLPSGILTPGATSVIANGVVVSPEALFRELDGLLERGVEIGGLVVSANAHVIASYHSTIDKVTERFLGKNLIGTTGRGIGPAYSDKVGRIGIRIADLFDEGILRQKVDAALDVRNHLLTKIYNRRAIDADAVVEELLSYAERLQPMVADTSLLLNQALDRGETVLFEGAQATMLDVDHGTYPFVTSSNPVAGGVCVGSGVGPTRIDRVIGVIKAYTTRVGSGPFPTELFDDDGLRLQQLGGEIGVSTGRTRRCGWYDAVVARYAGRVNGLTDLFLTKLDILGAWDRIPVCVAYEVDGQRVEEMPMTQTEFHHAKPVYEYFDGWGTDISGCRSFADLPKNAQTYVEALEQLSGTKIWGVGVGPGREQTIVVHD; from the coding sequence ATGCCTGCAGTGGTCGTGCTCGGAGCCCAGTGGGGCGACGAGGGCAAGGGCAAGGCGACCGACCAGCTCGCCACCACCGATCCCATCGACTACGTCGTGCGCACCTCCGGCGGTCACAACGCCGGTCACACGATCGTCGTCAACGGCGAGAAGTACGCCACCCACCTGCTGCCCAGCGGCATCCTCACCCCCGGCGCGACCTCGGTCATCGCCAACGGCGTCGTGGTCTCCCCCGAGGCCCTGTTCCGGGAGCTCGACGGGCTGCTCGAGCGCGGTGTCGAGATCGGCGGGCTCGTGGTGAGCGCCAACGCCCACGTGATCGCGTCCTACCACTCCACGATCGACAAGGTCACCGAGCGGTTCCTCGGCAAGAACCTGATCGGCACCACCGGCCGCGGGATCGGGCCGGCGTACTCCGACAAGGTCGGGCGGATCGGGATCCGGATCGCTGATCTCTTCGACGAGGGCATCCTGCGCCAGAAGGTCGACGCGGCCCTCGACGTGCGCAACCACCTGCTCACCAAGATCTACAACCGCCGCGCCATCGACGCCGACGCGGTGGTCGAGGAGCTGCTCTCCTACGCCGAGCGGCTCCAGCCGATGGTGGCCGACACCTCGCTGCTGCTGAACCAGGCGCTGGACCGCGGCGAGACGGTGCTCTTCGAGGGCGCGCAGGCCACGATGCTCGACGTCGACCACGGCACCTACCCGTTCGTGACCAGCAGCAACCCGGTCGCCGGCGGCGTGTGCGTCGGCTCGGGCGTCGGCCCGACCCGCATCGACCGGGTGATCGGCGTGATCAAGGCGTACACCACCCGGGTCGGCTCCGGCCCGTTCCCCACCGAGCTCTTCGACGACGACGGCCTGCGCCTGCAGCAGCTCGGCGGCGAGATCGGGGTCTCGACCGGCCGGACCCGCCGCTGCGGCTGGTACGACGCGGTCGTGGCCCGCTACGCCGGCCGGGTCAACGGCCTGACCGACCTGTTCCTCACCAAGCTCGACATCCTCGGCGCCTGGGACCGGATCCCGGTCTGCGTGGCCTACGAGGTCGACGGGCAGCGGGTCGAGGAGATGCCGATGACCCAGACCGAGTTCCACCATGCCAAGCCGGTCTACGAGTACTTCGACGGGTGGGGCACCGACATCTCGGGGTGCCGCTCGTTCGCGGACCTGCCGAAGAACGCCCAGACCTACGTCGAGGCGCTCGAGCAGCTCTCCGGCACCAAGATCTGGGGCGTCGGGGTGGGCCCGGGCCGCGAGCAGACCATCGTCGTCCACGACTGA